A region from the Triticum urartu cultivar G1812 chromosome 1, Tu2.1, whole genome shotgun sequence genome encodes:
- the LOC125540692 gene encoding YTH domain-containing protein 1-like — translation MEYTRQETMAWHQRLYEHQVQRDSQMQQAFQDMAAGRCPQFPPAQCPPAQPVLMSFEEFVAQNAGPSPGTGGSTVGGGLRSTPETRSPTTPIHGGGGGGGLGGSAAASSDDLGFGRLGGDDLRGAR, via the exons ATGGAGTACACACGCCAGGAGACCATGGCGTGGCATCAGAGGCTTTATGAACACCAAGTGCAGAGGGATAGCCAGATGCAGCAGGCTTTTCAGGATATGGCGGCCGGCAGGTGTCCTCAGTTCCCTCCAGCACAATGCCCTCCAGCACAACCAGTGCTGATGAGCTTTGAGGAGTTTGTGGCACAGAACGCTGGCCCCTCGCCG GGAACAGGTGGATCTACCGTTGGCGGTGGTCTTCGCAGCACTCCGGAGACACGGAGCCCGACCACTCCGATCcatggaggcggaggcggaggcggtcTTGGCGGTAGCGCTGCCGCTAGCAGTGACGACCTGGGCTTTGGCCGTCTTGGCGGTGACGACCTCCGCGGTGCTCGATGA